GCGTGCCACCAGGGTGGATGCGGCTTGGGAGGTGGGCCACAGGACGATCTCACCCACCTGGACATGCGGGGGGCGCGTCAGGGCGTACATGGCCGCGTCGGCGACGTCTTCCGGAGAAAGAGGGGTCATGCCGGCGTACACATTCGCGGCGCGGTCGTGATCGCCATGGAACCGAACCAGCGAAAATTCCGTATCCACCATGCCCGGGCTGATCTGGATCACGCGCAACGGAGAATCGACCAGATCCATCCGCAGTCCGCGTGTGAGGGCGTCCACGGCATGTTTGGTGGCGCAGTAGACCGCTCCACCTGGGTAGACTTCGTGGCTGGAGGTGGATCCGATGTTGATCACGTCGCCCCTGCCACGGGCGACCATCCCGGGAAGAACTTGGCGGGTCACGTGCAGCAAGCCGGAGATGTTCGTGAGAATCATCTCCTCCCAGTCGTCCTCGGAGCCCTTGTGAACGGCTTCCAGCCCGCGGGACAAACCGGCGTTGTTGATCAACACATCGATGTTGCGGAAGTTCTGCGGGAGTTCGACCTGGAAGGCGCGTTCCACTTGGCGCCGGTCCCGCACATCCAGCCCCAAGGTGAGAACGTCCGTCCCGTGCGAGGCGCGAAGCTCTTCGGACAGGAGCATCAAGCGATCCATGCGCCGGGCGCAAAGAATCAGCCGAGCCCCTTCGCGCGAGAACAGCTTGGCCATGGCCATGCCGATTCCGCTGGAGGCGCCGGTGATCAGGATCGTTCGTCCCATCAGATCGTACATGAAATCACCTTAGTGCATGGGAAGGAGGGAGTTCGCCAGAATTCTACCATCGACGAAGGAATTTGGCACAGGACCAATGGCAGCGGGCCTGTGCCATCAAAAGTAGTCGACGAACCGTCCGCGCACCGCATCTTGCCCAATGGTCATTCAGGCAGCCAGCGGGCGAGGGTTTCCATCAGGTTGGTCTTCGAAACCGGCTTGGTCACGATATCGTCGAAGCCAGCCTCCCGGATCAGCCCCAGGTCCGAGCTCATGACCATGGCGGTCATGGCGACCACCGGAATCTTGGGATCGCGGACGTTCGCCCTCCCCGCTCGGATGGATCGAGTCGCCTCGTAGCCGTCCATCACGGGCATCTGGCAGTCCATGAGGACCAGGTCGAAATCCTCACGACTCAGGATGTCCAGGGCCTCCTGGCCGTTTTCCATGATCATCACTTCGCATTTGGCCTTGCGGAGAAGACCCATGGCCACCTTCTGGTTCACGCGGTTGTCTTCCACCACCAGGATGCGCGATCCTGCACGGGGCTTCATCCCGTGGGGAAGGTCGCTGTCGGGCCGGGCCGAGATCGCGTCGGAGGGCTCCGGTGCGATGGGACAATGGAGGCGCAGACGGAACACGGAGCCTTCGCCGGGATGGCTCTCGGCGAGGATGTCTCCCCCCATCTGCCGGGCGAGGTGTCGCGAAATGGAAAGGCCGAGTCCGGTCCCCCCGAATTTGCGGGTGGTGGAGGTGTCCGCTTGGCTGAAGGTCTCGAAGATGGATTCCAGCTTGCTTTGGGCGATTCCGATTCCGGTGTCGGAAACGGAAATCTCCAAGGCCACACCGTCTTCGGTGCGCTCCAGTACGGTGGAACGCACGTGGATCGCGCCGACTTGCGTGAATTTGATCGCGTTCCCCACGAGGTTCGTCAAGATCTGTCTTAGTCGCGAGGGGTCGCCGAGCAGGTGCCGAGGGAGGGCGGAGGGGAAATCCTGGCCCAGCACCACGCCCTTGGAGCGGGCGGAGACGCCGAGCATGGAAACCACCTCGCCGACCAGTTCCTTCAGATCGTACGGAATCGATTCGATATCGACTTTCCCTGCTTCGATCTTGGAAAGATCCAGGATGTCGTTGACCAGCTCGATGAGCGAGTGGGCGCAGCTGCGGGCGGAATCCGCGTACTGGGTCTGTTCGGAATCCAACGCGGTATCGGCCAAAAGCTGGAGCATTCCCACCACACCGTTGAGAGGGGTGCGGATCTCGTGGCTCATGTTGGCCAAAAATCGGCTTTTCGCTTCGCTTGCGTCGATCGCCGATTGCTCCGCCCGCCGGTGCTGTTCGAGGATGGCGACGTGGTCGTCGCGCAAAAGCAGCAGGGCTTTGGCAGCCTCGTGTAGCGGGTGGGTGTCGGGATAGCGATTGGTTTCCAAAGCACCGCTTCCCCATGCGATGGCCCCCACCAGCTGCACCAGCTGATCCAGATCCGCTTTGGCGATCTGGACTGTTGGCGATGCTGGTTCCGTCGACGGGAGTTTGGACTCCTGGTTGAGCGAGCGGCCGACATGCCCGATCGCCTCCTCGAGATTGGCCGTGTGGACCATGGGGAGGTTCAAAACATGTTTGGCGAACGCGATGCTCGCACGGACCCAGCCGGGTGCTCCGCAAAGGATGATCTCCCGAGGCGACAGTCCACTGGATTTGTGGAGCTCGCTGACGGATTGGGCATGCCGGAGTCGGGTGGCCACGGAGGCCTTCTGCAGTTGGCTGTAATCGGCGATCCGCCAATATTGTGGCCCGACAAGGTCGCCGCT
This DNA window, taken from Fibrobacterota bacterium, encodes the following:
- a CDS encoding SDR family NAD(P)-dependent oxidoreductase; translated protein: MYDLMGRTILITGASSGIGMAMAKLFSREGARLILCARRMDRLMLLSEELRASHGTDVLTLGLDVRDRRQVERAFQVELPQNFRNIDVLINNAGLSRGLEAVHKGSEDDWEEMILTNISGLLHVTRQVLPGMVARGRGDVINIGSTSSHEVYPGGAVYCATKHAVDALTRGLRMDLVDSPLRVIQISPGMVDTEFSLVRFHGDHDRAANVYAGMTPLSPEDVADAAMYALTRPPHVQVGEIVLWPTSQAASTLVARHQVLDESVPPDESTWRNFYELKE
- a CDS encoding response regulator, which codes for MPAPDEQICPISGWRIETRPEWTDLPGELGVRWTFRKIGGKIIDIQTFGPRGAANQGTYEAYRARVIAEAFPDGGHYVECRDISHIQGLPDAHLRRLHTQYHLSYAFKNCIGCTIYGSSVVLRSMYALGLRMNRSSVRYPVKVLKDRHAALQEAMVWIDLRRLDLSEFLPSPPCRIVSQDGQGAMEISVARKKVLLVRYSGVHTESKLADLLSEKITQWIGSGDLVGPQYWRIADYSQLQKASVATRLRHAQSVSELHKSSGLSPREIILCGAPGWVRASIAFAKHVLNLPMVHTANLEEAIGHVGRSLNQESKLPSTEPASPTVQIAKADLDQLVQLVGAIAWGSGALETNRYPDTHPLHEAAKALLLLRDDHVAILEQHRRAEQSAIDASEAKSRFLANMSHEIRTPLNGVVGMLQLLADTALDSEQTQYADSARSCAHSLIELVNDILDLSKIEAGKVDIESIPYDLKELVGEVVSMLGVSARSKGVVLGQDFPSALPRHLLGDPSRLRQILTNLVGNAIKFTQVGAIHVRSTVLERTEDGVALEISVSDTGIGIAQSKLESIFETFSQADTSTTRKFGGTGLGLSISRHLARQMGGDILAESHPGEGSVFRLRLHCPIAPEPSDAISARPDSDLPHGMKPRAGSRILVVEDNRVNQKVAMGLLRKAKCEVMIMENGQEALDILSREDFDLVLMDCQMPVMDGYEATRSIRAGRANVRDPKIPVVAMTAMVMSSDLGLIREAGFDDIVTKPVSKTNLMETLARWLPE